One genomic window of Pecten maximus chromosome 3, xPecMax1.1, whole genome shotgun sequence includes the following:
- the LOC117324597 gene encoding circumsporozoite protein-like has protein sequence MACRQHFKTESPMTDNGEVDKRTYNDEVGDRTDDGEVDERTYNDEVGDRTDDGEVDERTYNYEVGDRTDNGVVDMRIDNAEVGDRTDNGEVGDRTDNGEVGNMTDSGEVGERTDSGEVGDRTDNGAVDIWTDSAVVMLEAGQTVVRLETGQTVVRLEKGQTVERLETGQTMVRLETGQTVIGKRINSDKVGERIDRGVELKKEVLRHCFQFSKQCWGAVVYDGKGLFSDPK, from the exons ATGGCATGCAGACAGCATTTTAAAACAGAGAGTCCAAT GACAGACAATGGTGAGGTTGACAAGAGGACATACAATGATGAGGTTGGAGACAGGACAGACGATGGTGAGGTTGACGAGAGGACATACAATGATGAGGTTGGAGACAGGACAGACGATGGTGAGGTTGACGAGAGGACATACAATTATGAGGTTGGAGACAGGACAGACAATGGTGTCGTTGACATGAGGATAGACAATGCTGAGGTTGGAGACAGGACAGACAATGGTGAGGTTGGAGACAGGACAGACAATGGTGAGGTTGGAAACATGACAGACAGTGGTGAGGTTGGAGAAAGGACAGACAGTGGAGAGGTTGGAGACAGGACAGACAATGGTGCCGTTGACATTTGGACAGACAGTGCCGTGGTGATGTTGGAGGCAGGACAGACAGTGGTGAGGTTGGAGACAGGACAGACAGTGGTGAGGTTGGAGAAAGGACAGACAGTGGAGAGGTTGGAGACAGGACAGACAATGGTGAGGTTGGAGACGGGACAGACAGTGATTGGGAAGAGGATAAACAGTGATAAGGTTGGTGAGAGGATAGACAGGGGTGTCGAATTGAAGAAGGAAGTTTTAAGGCATTGctttcaattttcaaaacaatgttGGGGAGCTGTTGTGTATGATGGGAAAGGATTGTTTTCCGATCCCAAGTGA